A stretch of the Xanthocytophaga agilis genome encodes the following:
- a CDS encoding MGH1-like glycoside hydrolase domain-containing protein — translation MQSNPEKERIIATPKNSGWKKWGPYLSERQWGTVREDYSADGSAWTYFPYEQAISRAYRWGEDGIAAISDTKQRMCFGWAFWNGKDPYIKERLFGVANPEGNHGEDVKELYYYLDSTPTHSYMKMLYKYPQNAFPYRKILEQNARRGRDEPEYELIDTGVFQKDEYFDIFIEYAKASEEDILIKVTACNRSVKKARLDILPTLWFRNTWYWGYEDQTYVPNVAASGRNYIVAEHEDVGKYYLYFEGEPEELFCENETNRLKIFGQPNLRPYPKDSINDYIISGGEIKYLNPQKTGTKGAIRNTVQVKPLGEVTLRFRLSHRYLETPFINFDEKFTERKMEADAYYADLQKNIKDPDLRKIQRQAYAGMLWNKQFYNFNVDQWLTGDPASAAPPESRLNIRNQSWRHLHNGNIISMPDKWEYPWYAAWDLAFHCVPLAKLDPSFAKRQLVIFLREYYMHPNGQIPAYEWNFSDVNPPVHAWGAWKVYSIDKEMNGGKGDKQFLASVFHKLLMNFTWWVNQKDREGNNLFEGGFLGLDNIGVFDRSHPLPNGAYIEQADGSSWMAMYSLNMLRIAIELATYEESYQEMASKFFEHFLFISKAMRNITEDEIDLWDSEDEFYYDILHLPADNQSILLKVRSLVGLIPMFAVEILTPEMIGQLPDFTRRLEWVLKNRPDLARMVSRWHEPGRGESRMLALMRIHRLKRTLRRMLDETEFLSDYGVRSLSKYHKDHPYVMQMDGITYSVQYLPGESESGMFGGNSNWRGPVWFPVNYLIIESLVKYYEYYGDEMTVEYPTGSGTFLNLKQVAEELMARLLRIFQLNEKGERPFYGGDAKFNHDPYFKNHMMFYEYFHADTGRGLGASHQTGWTGLITDLIDRLETARIAREGKAAESKTEKKEVVGQ, via the coding sequence AACACCTAAAAATTCTGGCTGGAAGAAATGGGGGCCGTATTTGTCAGAACGCCAGTGGGGAACTGTACGTGAAGATTATAGTGCAGATGGGTCTGCCTGGACATATTTTCCTTATGAGCAAGCCATTAGTCGTGCCTATAGATGGGGGGAAGATGGAATAGCGGCTATTTCGGATACCAAACAACGCATGTGTTTTGGGTGGGCTTTCTGGAACGGAAAAGATCCTTATATAAAAGAGCGGCTGTTTGGAGTGGCAAACCCGGAGGGAAATCACGGAGAAGATGTCAAAGAACTCTACTATTATCTCGATAGTACTCCGACTCATTCGTACATGAAAATGTTGTACAAATATCCTCAGAATGCTTTCCCATACCGAAAAATACTGGAGCAGAATGCAAGGCGAGGTAGGGATGAACCTGAATATGAACTGATAGATACGGGAGTATTCCAAAAGGATGAGTATTTTGACATTTTTATTGAATATGCCAAAGCTTCCGAAGAAGATATTTTAATCAAAGTTACTGCCTGTAACCGTTCTGTAAAAAAGGCCCGTCTGGATATTCTGCCTACTTTATGGTTTCGGAATACCTGGTATTGGGGATACGAAGATCAGACCTATGTACCCAATGTCGCTGCTTCAGGTCGTAACTATATAGTGGCCGAACATGAGGATGTAGGAAAATACTATCTGTATTTTGAGGGAGAACCTGAAGAATTGTTTTGTGAGAATGAGACCAATCGGTTAAAGATTTTCGGACAACCCAATCTGCGTCCTTATCCAAAAGACAGCATTAATGATTATATCATTTCCGGAGGCGAAATCAAATACCTGAACCCTCAGAAAACAGGTACCAAAGGGGCTATCCGGAATACAGTGCAGGTAAAGCCTCTGGGAGAGGTGACCCTGCGATTCAGATTAAGCCACCGATACCTAGAAACTCCATTTATTAATTTTGATGAGAAGTTTACAGAGAGAAAAATGGAAGCAGATGCATACTATGCCGATCTGCAGAAAAATATAAAAGATCCGGATCTCCGAAAAATTCAGCGACAAGCTTATGCCGGAATGTTATGGAACAAGCAGTTTTATAACTTTAACGTAGATCAGTGGCTTACTGGAGATCCTGCGTCTGCAGCTCCTCCTGAATCCCGTTTGAATATCCGGAATCAAAGCTGGCGGCATTTGCACAATGGCAACATCATTTCTATGCCCGACAAGTGGGAGTATCCCTGGTATGCTGCATGGGATTTGGCGTTTCACTGTGTGCCATTAGCTAAGTTAGACCCGTCCTTTGCCAAACGTCAGTTGGTGATATTCCTAAGGGAATACTATATGCATCCTAATGGACAGATTCCTGCCTATGAATGGAATTTTTCGGATGTGAACCCACCTGTACACGCCTGGGGAGCCTGGAAGGTCTACTCTATTGATAAGGAGATGAATGGTGGTAAAGGTGATAAACAGTTTCTGGCTTCTGTATTTCATAAGCTGTTGATGAACTTTACCTGGTGGGTAAACCAGAAAGACAGAGAAGGAAATAACCTGTTTGAAGGTGGCTTCCTTGGATTAGATAACATAGGAGTATTCGACCGAAGTCATCCACTACCAAATGGGGCCTATATCGAACAAGCCGATGGGAGTAGCTGGATGGCGATGTATAGCCTTAACATGTTGCGGATTGCTATTGAGCTTGCAACGTATGAGGAAAGCTATCAGGAAATGGCTTCTAAGTTTTTTGAGCATTTTCTGTTTATATCCAAAGCTATGCGTAATATCACCGAAGATGAAATTGATCTTTGGGATTCGGAAGATGAGTTTTACTATGATATTCTTCATTTACCTGCTGATAATCAGAGCATATTACTAAAAGTAAGGTCACTGGTAGGCTTGATTCCTATGTTTGCAGTGGAGATTCTGACACCTGAAATGATCGGACAGTTGCCAGACTTTACACGTCGGCTGGAATGGGTATTGAAAAACAGACCCGATCTGGCTCGTATGGTGTCACGTTGGCACGAACCGGGACGTGGAGAGAGCCGGATGCTGGCATTGATGCGTATTCACCGATTAAAACGTACCTTACGTCGTATGCTGGACGAAACAGAGTTCTTGTCAGACTATGGTGTAAGATCTTTGTCTAAATACCACAAAGATCACCCATATGTGATGCAAATGGATGGCATTACATATTCGGTTCAATATCTGCCTGGTGAATCCGAATCGGGAATGTTTGGTGGAAATTCAAACTGGCGTGGTCCGGTTTGGTTTCCGGTTAACTACCTGATTATAGAATCGTTAGTGAAATATTATGAATACTATGGAGATGAAATGACCGTAGAATACCCAACCGGTTCTGGTACATTCCTGAATCTGAAACAGGTAGCCGAAGAACTGATGGCTCGCTTATTACGAATCTTTCAGTTGAATGAAAAAGGCGAACGACCATTCTATGGTGGAGATGCCAAATTTAACCATGATCCGTATTTCAAGAACCATATGATGTTCTATGAATATTTCCATGCAGATACAGGCCGAGGCTTAGGTGCTTCCCATCAGACAGGATGGACAGGTTTAATTACCGACCTCATCGACCGTCTGGAAACTGCCCGCATAGCCAGAGAAGGTAAAGCTGCTGAGAGTAAAACAGAGAAAAAAGAAGTGGTAGGACAATAG